acaacccaaattacctaaaatatccttaaacttaaaaatcatgaaatacactattatttaacatttgattagtatgtataattaaccatattaattacttgtgttagttattgggaaatccataaggattcattattgttcccttcaaagttcaaatagatgcttagaaacaggttttgtattatttgagttctcatccaccaaacaccctattgatcaagtataaaattagtCGAACATTCAACTAAAactatatcagtagtttctccacaatggctgaactacaaagttgtcattggatggtcaaacacattaacaattaccaagttttatacatgtgatgttttatattagataagaAATTGTCTAATCATCActtttagataaaaaaaatgaactaaaaagtgggagtaaagcgatatgttttaaaaacatttaatgctatttgtaacgtcccgtatcttaatttatccgtttactagtcatttggacggtaaacgacaactattttcacttttactatggttttggtacttttagtggccctaaaagttgattttttgtttgggtcaaaatttgagaaaatttccttcatgaaagttgtaggagacgttaaaccgagcgcgtgcatatgtggtacgtaaaaatctaagttcgtatgccaaagttatgagtattttcgtgtgaggggtattttggtcatttcagCACACATTAATTATAAGGGGCTGATCAGCCCCATTTCCCCATCCTTTACGACAGAaaccaaaaagaacaaaaaagagagagagaaggaaggaagagagagagaaagatagagaaagaaagaaggaaaaaaagaaagggagATCCGTCCAAACCGTCGACATTTTGGAGAAACCTCAAGGTATAAAGTTTTTCTTTACCTCATTATCTTTCTTTTGAGTATAATTTTGCATATATATTAgaggattttagagattgcaaaTCCGGCTCTATTCACAATTTGGGGTTTactgttttcttaattgttgaggtagttctagttgttttctgaGCTTGGTGTAGTTGACAAAAATGCTAGGAAGGTTGAGATGAAGCTGCTGctaaaatttggtgaccatcggaGAAGTTGGCCGCCTCATGAACAGTGGCGCCGCATGAATAGTGCAGCGCGTGAATAGTGACTTAAATTCTGTGTTTAGCTAATTAAATCACATAATTAAGGTAGAGTTTGTATgtgtgattttggtgaagattggagaagttttgaatcgattataaatttctgaaatttagaatttcgattatcgatttacgagaatccgaccgttggaatTCTCTCGAATTTGCCCtagaacttgtaaattaatGGAATGTTGttagtggtaaagtttgggttgGATCGGAGAAGGAAATAGAGATGTTGGCTTGAGAGGATTGATTTTGGGATTCGTATTTAATTACCGAATTGTTATTCacagaaatataattgtgtCCAGGGCAacataccgagctattgctcgacgaaggaactcgtatgcgtgatcgcctatatagtactgtgagtggaccttcgctttaaataaggatgcatgcaattgtttttcccgtattaattatttagttatttaattCCATGTGATTATATTTTGTTTGCagaaaattattattaatttgtCTTGTTTTGATTTGGGAACTGAAGTAGTGACTTAAActattgttttaatttatcgagcatattaaacggatttaaatattttattactatgtcaatgggatttttgaatcaaagtttATTATGCTCGATTTGGAGAATATGATTATTACATGGTTTCCAGCGATTTGttttccgaggaattttcgggattaaatatatatatatatattttttatcgcCGACTTTGGATTTCTAGAAGACTTTCGAGATGAgttttcgatggagttggatttctcatttatttattgactttcggttttggcattgggaatgcctaattaatgatttttggatttggcttgtttcttggagtttttgagagatttttggaattgGGATTTtcttatactaatttccggttttggttacggatttgagaatactttggcgtgcggggtcacgtcattggaatatatatattttctcgtGAGAGATTGGGGGAAGCCTTtcggattttatggattttgaatgttttcctcaccatactcgggttaTTCgtttaggtctcctcctcacttactttgtgtttgtgagtggcagttgaggtatcttattctcctcctcacttactttgtgtttgtgagtggcagtcgaggtgatttattctcctcctcacgtgagtggtagtcgaggttattagtctcctcctcacacaatctatgtgtgggtggcagtcgaggttagggGTTCCTTTACCCGTATAGTGACATCCCTTCCctatatctttttatttgttactttacttgactagcggggctagtccgattcttttagccagcggggactagtatgttttcacgagactttgagttttaaagacatacgttttataaacgttgcatgcatcgaagttttacgaatttaaattcgtggGGAAGTAAtacaacttcttttcttttaaattatttatttagtcgtttatttttgtccactcactctaacgtgtttttcaattactttcccctgggcccttcggtttcaaatgcccagtttgcatgcgaaattagttgaggtcgggagtacattggagttgaggcatagtcaacaacaTGGCTTCCGCATTTTTATTTGATATAGGTGTTCcttgattacctttccttgctgttagaattgctctgattacctgaggaaattaatgttatttaagttctgatttgtgttatgtgatttatggttgatgttgtaatttggggagcatggtggctccaggagaataaggatggatgatttagaagtgtaaatgttttcctacaggttttgggtagcctacttttaggggaagttccgccaaatttttggtagaatttcttctaaggtgggccccgcaaggccacttcagatttcggggtgaaatccggggcgggtcctgtcactatTGATTTCGAAATTCGAAATTACTCGGTATCTCACCctatttaattacaattcatttaagaaaaatttaaattagatggtttctaactttattcttgttttaaatgaggaggccatgtatagaaattcattgtgtttataattatagaataatataaggaacatatgattattattatttttttcttttaatacataAATGTCTATTTTGATCATTTAACCTActtataaaatctgatttgaaatataaaatagggATAATGATAAAAAAGGTCATTTGGAAGTGTCATATTATAATTTAAACACCACAAATGTTTCGATGATAATTTAGGTCACCTGTTCACGATCTACCACTGCATTTCAAATtaattacaaaactgccaccGTCAGTTTTCTTTGGCAGTTTCTGGCCGGTAAAGTAAAACGCCACTattgttcatcttctccataTCATTTCGGGATTTCAAACGTCAAAAAACCACTCAACCCTACTCCGAAATAGAGAATTCTCCATCTCCGGCTGCCACATTCTGAGACACATACATTCTCCGACGACTGTTTTGCTCAACGGTGAAGAAGCGCCGACTGTGCAAAAGTACTTCACAGAAAAAGCTCCAAAATTTAGGGATTTAAAGAATTGCAGAACTCGAATCGTCTACCTCGACCGGGTAATCTTTCAGACTCGATTCTCATAAACTTCTCTAACTTAATTTCGAGTCATTGAGATAGTGTTTAGTTTTGAAATTATAAGTCGaatatgatttataattatttctgcatttgattctgaaacaaaacaattcgattccaagttttggtttggtttggtttgagtGAAGATTTAAAGCTTTTTTGAGTGGAGATGATCAGTGACTGTCTTAAAAATTTAGTTTGATGCTGTGACATAGCCAGTGACATAGGCTACTGAGTGGGTATCATTTCATTTTGAAGTGGCTCTGTTTCCATTTTGGTGTGATTTGATACATAGTCATTACCATTTATGTGGAGATAATGACTGTGTGTGATGCTGTTTAGGCTTTAAGCTTTACTTGAATGGAAATTCTGCTACTGCAAATACCTATTTTATAGGCTCAGATAATGAAACTGGTCAGTGATCatataactgatcatgtaactggccatgtaactgatcaagtaactgaccatgtaacttacatgtatataactgatcatgtaaactgcccatgtaactggccatgtaactgtCCATGTAACTTACatgcatgtaactgatcatgtaactggccatgtaacttacatgtaactggccaagtaactgattaagtaactggccaagtaactgtttatgtaactgaccatgtaactaaccaagtaactgatcatgtaacttacAATATATGTATCTCGCCAAGTAACTGATTATGTAACTGCAAACTCAATGCTAACTTTCTTATTTTTTCAATAGAATTTAAACATCAGAAAtgacaagaacaaaaagaaaagaaagggaaccAAGTGATGATAACGAAGACTACCAAGAGGTGgaattagaagatgaagaagacaaTCAAACGATACACACAAAGAAGAATTCGAAGAagagcttgaagaaatcaaaaaaaaggagagaggaagaaacagaagatgaagaagaagaagaagaagaagaagaagaagaaaaaccatcACCGAAgagattgaaataaaaaaaaaaaaagacaagaagGAATAGAAGAACAAGAAGTAGAACAATCACCAAAGAAGGGTTCTTCAAAAGTTATTAGTAAAAAACAGAAAGTAAAGAAGGTAAAAGATTCTGAAGttcaagaagaagtagaagaaaaacCTGAAGCAGCACCAAAGAGGAAAAAAATGTGAAACCAGGACATGTGCAGTACAGGTGCACTTTAATAAGTTTCTTGAACACAATTAAAGATAACAAGCAGAATCTCAGTGCAAGAACATTAGATTTGCTCAGGCAGTCACCATTTGGAAACATTGTCGATGCATTCCATGGTGGCTACATAGAGGAGAAGTCAGCCAAGAAATCTGATGATTTCATTACACTCCTCCTACAGGCCTAAGATCATGAAAatgacctcttcttctttggaaaGATGAAATTTAGGATCTcgacaagagatatttcaaagaTCCTAGGAATGCCAGAAAAAGGTGAGTTGGTCCCAAAGACTTCTGAGGGGGCATATCAGTCCGACTTTATCCAGCAGTTTTTTTTCAAACACAGCGAGAATTAACAAGAGAGCCGTGGAGAAAGCTCTGCAAGATGCGCTCAAAGAGAATGCAACAACAGAGGAAGGGATTGAGAAGAAGGACAAAAATGTGGCAAGATTAATCTTGCTGGACTTGTTCATCAAGTTTCTGTTCCCAAATGCAGGAGGAACAATTTCATGGGACTACATAAAAGCCTGCGAAAATTTGGATAAGATCGGATCTTATGACTGGGCAAGGGAAGTTGGAAGCTTCTTAAAAAAGTCTATAAAgactttgaaaaagaaaaaggagtcaAGCAGCCAATATAGTAATACAGGGGGCTGTGTTCTGATAATACTGGTAAGTTACTGTCAGACTGAAATGTAACTAGtcaagtcactgatcaagtcAAACTGCAAGTCACTatgactaattttttttttttttgtgcaagcAGTATTGGTTCTGCCAAAAGACTGGAAAAATCAAGCCAATATCTGGAAGGGAGAATGAAGATCATGGGATGAGAAAATGGGACATCCAGAAACTGATAAAGAATTGGCCAAGTTTTAACAGCTTGAAAAAAATAGAGGTATTTTCTTCTTTGTCAAAGTAGTTGTCACTGGACAAGTGACTGGCTAAGTAACTATCTTGGTTAAAAGTCACTGATTAAGTCACTGTCACACTGCATGTCAATGGCCAAGTCACACTTCATGTCACTGGCCTTCATAACTGTTGTAAACATGTCATTGCTCATGTCACATAGCATGTCACTGACATATTGAATATGTTTCTTTCAGAAAATCTTTGAAAACCTGAAGGAGGATAGAGAGGAATCAGAAtcagaggaagaggagaatagATCAGATGAATCAAAGACAGTTCCGGAAGGAGAGGAAAAAGGAGCTGATGATCAGAATTGTGAAAACGAAGAAGATAACCTAGAAGTTAAGGTGGCTGAACAGGAAACAGCTtcagaaaaaaaacaaatgggaGAAAGAGCTTCagaaaaaggaggaggagataAGATATATGACTGCAGAGAAAgataatttgaagaaaaagctGAACGAAAAGGAACAGGAACTAAGGAAAATCATAGAGGACATGGTGAATCTGGAGGAAAGAAATGCTACACTTGTGACCGAGAATTTCTGCCTTGCATCATCAgtgaaggagttagagataaaattgaaggaaTTGGAGCAAATGTTGAGCCCAAAGACTCGCACCTCAACAGCAGCTCAGCAGCACAACTCCCCACCTCCTAACTCAACAGAaggaaaaaatgaattaaatggAGCTACATCTAAGGCTGCTGAAAACACAAAAGAGAAAGATCAATCGACTGTTGAGGAAGGTCAGTCCCATGGGATCTGCACAGTTGAAGAATCTGCAGAAGCAGCAGCATCTCAATCTCCACCTCACTGCACAGTGGCAGAAGAAACTAAATCGACACCTCCATCACACAAGGAGTCACAGTTCCAGAGCCCCACAGTCCACATGCTCACAGTGGCAGAAATGGAACAACAAGCTGACAAGTGTCAGATAGTGAAAAGTCCTATAGTTGAAGAAGCATTTCAACTTCGTACGTTGAGcacagagaaagagaagaagacacCAGAGCAGAGCCAAAAGGGAGAGTTAACAATGCACCTTATAGAGCAACATTCCGGTGAAACGGTATCATCAATGGGTCTCTACTCTTACGTTGTGAGATTAAAGAATAGGAGAAGAACACAGAAAAAGGACAACATTTACTGGTGGGGAGATGTGAAAGCAAAAAGACAGAAGAAAGCAAAggagattgaagagagattgaaagatgctgaaaagagagaaaaagaaaacgagATGAAGGCCTCACTGCCAGATGCTGAACGTAAAAACCTAGAACATATGGTAGCACAACAGAAATTGGACGATTTACCAGAGGATGTTCTGGAAGCAATAAGAGAGATGGACGCTGCAAAAAATGCACAAATCAATAAAGAGCCAGAAGAAAAACAGCTACCTGCTGAGGTCGTAGACTGGGAGGAGAGCAAATTATACAATTTTATGGACCAGGACACCAAGAGGAGAGTCCAGAAATACTGGCAAAATACACCATCAGGGTAATAATTTAATTAagttaaatttctattttaaacTTATTGTCActtgccaagtcactgtccatgtaactgacaaagtaactagccaagtcactgtccatgtgaagacactggccaagtcactgtctatgtaactgacaaagtaactgTCCATGgcgaagtcactgtccatgtatatggcgaagtcactgtccatgtgaagacactggccaagtcactgtctatgtaactgacaaagtaactggccaagtcactgtccatggccaagtcactgtccatgtaaatgcggaagtcactgtccatgtatatggcgaagtcactggccatggccaagtcactgtgcatgtatatggcgaagtcactggccatgtgaagtcactggccaagtcactgtcaatgtaactgacaaagtaactggccaagtcactgtccatgtatatggcgaagtcactgtccatgtaaatccggaagtcactggccatgtgaagacactggccaagtcactgtccatgtaactgacaaagtaactggccaagtcaagtcgatggccaagtcactgtctatGTAAATGAAgaagtcactggccaatgaGTTGGGCAagtgaagtcactggccaagtcatagGCAATGTGATTGTTAAATAACCAACATCACAAACTATGTTACTTACACTTCATTCTTTGCAGAGTATACTTTTGGGATGGAAGACGGTATGGAGCACAGGTTTCAAGACAGGATTTAAAAGACATAATCATGGATGAACCGATAGCAAGCAATTGCATCGAATGTTATGGAATTCTCTTGACTGATTAGTTGTTGGAGAAAGAATCACAAGGCTTGGACGTCCCAACTTTTATGAATCCGTTATGCTGGGTAAGTAGTGGAATGATTATCAATCTAAAATCAAAGCAAATAATTCTTAATTGATAAAAActagtcttctttttttcttacaaACAGCATTCTGCAGAAAATTTGACGGTGTATTATGTACATCTGTACCTCTGCAAACCACTGTTTGAAAATCTGGCAAGATCCAACTATATATTCTTCCCAATCTCACATGAATCAGGATTTCATCATATACTGCTCATTTTTGACAAGGAATTAAAGAAATGGTTCCACTCTGATtcaaaaagaccaaaaaaatcatcaactAGAAAATGCTTTCAAAATGTTCAAAAAATGGTATGAAACACTTTCGTCATACTAAtttcatatatttaatttaagcAGAAAgcatattattgattatgtcgCGATGTTGGAAATGCAGGTTGAAATGGTAGAGCTTTGGATGACTGTAGTAAAAGAACAAGCAGATGACATGGTAGAACAAGGTTGCAGggtgaaatttgatgaaaagaacAGTTCAGAAGAACAACTGAAAATGATAGAAGTTCCATTGACtaaaacagagagagaaagcatAAAGTGGATCAAGGATAACTACAAACGAAAAATGACAGTGACAGAACTCAAAGACAACCCTTAGCAAGGAGAAGATTCGTAAGTACACAGCTCTTTTAAAATGTCAATATAATCATTATAAAGTTCAaaatcatttacttcaatttttatATGATGAACAGATTGGATTGTGGACTTTTTGTAATGTACACAATGGAGAAAATTTCGAAAAAAGGGACAGTTCCAAAGAAGCTCACAAAGgatgatattttgaaatttagagCTCATGTGGTAAAGTCATTT
Above is a genomic segment from Rosa chinensis cultivar Old Blush chromosome 3, RchiOBHm-V2, whole genome shotgun sequence containing:
- the LOC112194237 gene encoding Golgi integral membrane protein 4-like; its protein translation is MTAEKDNLKKKLNEKEQELRKIIEDMVNLEERNATLVTENFCLASSVKELEIKLKELEQMLSPKTRTSTAAQQHNSPPPNSTEGKNELNGATSKAAENTKEKDQSTVEEGQSHGICTVEESAEAAASQSPPHCTVAEETKSTPPSHKESQFQSPTVHMLTVAEMEQQADKCQIVKSPIVEEAFQLRTLSTEKEKKTPEQSQKGELTMHLIEQHSGETVSSMGLYSYVVRLKNRRRTQKKDNIYWWGDVKAKRQKKAKEIEERLKDAEKREKENEMKASLPDAERKNLEHMVAQQKLDDLPEDVLEAIREMDAAKNAQINKEPEEKQLPAEVVDWEESKLYNFMDQDTKRRVQKYWQNTPSGVYFWDGRRYGAQVSRQDLKDIIMDEPIASNCIECYGILLTD